Genomic DNA from Candidatus Nitrosopumilus koreensis AR1:
CCTTGAAAAAGACGTTATTTGCAGCAGCATCAAGCACATAGGTTTTAGCCCAATCATCCTCACTACGTATAGAACGCCCAAATCCCTGAAGTAATTTTGTAAGCGTTTGAGAAGTGTACCAAAGAGGGAATTTATCCATCTTAGCCCTAGTTCGTTTTTCTTTGTAGTTAGGATAAGGAACCTTTGCAATAATCTGGAAACGAGAAAGGTCATCTTTTAGATCAACACCTTCCCAAAGAGAAGAAGAAAGCAAGACTCCAGTAGGATCAGATGCATGTTCAGAGATAACCTCATCTTGAGTTTTTCCATCTTTGTTTTTACTATGACAAATACGAATTCTTTTTGTATTTTTTGGAGAGAGATATCTTAGGATTTTTTGACATCTAGGAATAGAAGATGTAAGAATTAGTCCACGTTCATTAGAATGTTCATCTAAAATTCGATCAATTGTTTTGATTACTTCTAATTCATCTTCTTCAGTTGAACCGTAGCTTAATCTTCTAATATTTAGCAAATCAATGGTTCTATGTTCAATTGGAAAAGGAGACTTGGGAGTATCAACAAATGCAATGTTGTCTTGGTCCAATCCCATATTCTCACAGAAACTTTGTTTATCAATTGTAGCAGACATGAAAATTTGGTATTCTGTTTCAAAAAACGTATTTGTGAATTTTGAAACATCAATAGGTTTTACAGATATTGTTCTAAAGTTTCCATTCAAATCACGAACAGGATCACTGACAACAAAGTTATCTTTGTCAGAGGTAATGTCAATTTTTGCCTGTGCTGCTCGGTCGTAACGTCTCTCCAATCTTGAGAGCAATTCATAATCAGGGTTATTTTCAAATGCAGGACTCTCTTTGAGGTCTTTGATTTTTTTTGCATAAGAATATGCAATATCATCAGTCAAGTTTACCATAGAATCCAAATCTGTGAAATCATATTTGTCAGTGCTAAGATTGCATTCATCTACTTGCCCACTGAAGATATCAAATCCTACAAATTGAATAATCTGATCTTCAATTTTATGTGCCTCATCAAAAACAGACACTTTCCTATCCAGATAATCTTCAAATAATTTCTTGTTAAATTTCATAATTTGGAAAAAAGCATGATAATTCCAAAGAGAGTGTTTTGAGACCAAAGCATCATATTTTTGAAGATAGTAATGGCAAGAGTTAGAATCCTGAGTATTCTCCTCGACCTGTTTTATAGTAGGTTTGAATTTACAAATCTCAACTACTTCTTTGCCATTTTTACTGGTCCTTTCCTGACATTCTCCCTTCTCACAAGTTAATCCCCATCTCATTGCTCTTCTGGAGTTATCCACTTTTTCAGCAGACATCAGTTTCAGGCAAGGGAAGTTTTGTTTACCTTTTACAGGTTTAAGAAAAGGAATGTCCTTGATGTATTGATCTTGCAAATGTTTTGATGCAGTCACTGTAAATGAACTGTCAAAATACTTTGAGATGGTTGCCCCAACCAGAGACTTTCCAACCCCAGTAGGCGCACATAAAATGATTTTTTTATATCCTGAATTGAACCGCTCTTCAATGTCAGACAGTATTTCTTTTTGAATATTTCGGGGGACAAATTGCTGAGGAAATTTTTCTAAAAGAGGCAGGATTAACCATAATTTTCCTTTATATTAAAAGCATGAAGGTTCTTGTAATATCAAAATCATTGTAAACTAGTTTAATATCTAGTAAATACAACATAGATCATGGAATTATTAGAAGACAAGATGAGAGTTTGGTTGGAAAGTGCAAAATTTGTCAAACCAAGCCCAGGAGTATATGTCCTATACAATAGAAGTAAGTATCCAATATACATTGGAGAAACAAGCAACTTGGAAAAAACATTTACAACATATGTAGATACAGATTTTGAAAATAACGAATGTAAACAGAAAACACATTTTTACCAAAGAGTATTTTCAGATAATCCAAAAGAGCTACAATTGCAAATAATGGAGCAATTCAAAAATGAAACAAATGAATTGCCCACATGTAATTCTGAAATCAAAGTAGAAACACCCTAAATTTCTTCACTGCATTGCACTGAAGACCTACTGGATTAATAGAAAAATATGAATATCCCAACATGGGAAACGCGATGATTTATGCAGGTATTGCAATCGGAGTAGCTGCAATGGCCGGAATAATGGTCTATGCACACGATAATCAAGCGAATTATCTTAGAGATGACGCAGTACTAGCACCAGCTGCAGAACAAGGCGCTTTTGCATCTGAAACAGGAATGGTTCAATTGAACAAAGAACAATGGCATGAAGACCCATTCGGTGACAGGGCAGCTGAAGTGAGAGCAGCATATCAGTCTAGTGGTTAATCCACTAGATTCTTTTTATTTTCAATTTAACACACGAACAAATCAGCCATGCATTGGAGAAAACAATTAATCTAAGAATGCAGTAAATTAACAATGCATCAATGCTATTACTGTGAACAAATTTTTGATACGAAAGAGGCACTGTATGATCATGTCGAAGTGCATTCAGACATAGAAAGGAATAAGGAAATACTAGATAGAAAAAAGAAAGCACAAAAAAAGTAATTTTAGGCTCAATTAAAAAAAATAGAGTAAAGGTAAGAAATAATCACATTCAGGTGGTGATATAACAACTTGGTTTTCAAAAAATATGGATTGGGTTGAGACATTATTAAGAAAATCATGCGACAGAACATTAACCAAAGAAGAAGTACTTCACAGCCTATTTCACATGATAGAAGTCAACGAAAACACTATGAACCAAATCCAATCAGACAAAAGAGATTTTGGTCCAGAGTTAGAAGAGTTAAAACAAACAGAGATTAGAGATTTAGATTTTCATTTAAAATACTACCGAAGTTTGGTAAATTACATAAATTCAATTCAAGAAAACAAAATTTTTGAAAACCATCACTAAGCATTTAGTAAAATATAGCCTCATAATTTAGAGTTTCAATTGTTGAAAATGTAAATCATATTCAGACTGTTTTTCCAGATTATTTCCAAAGTCAGTTGTTTCATCATACTCTTGAATTCTTTTATCCAAGATTTTTTGTATTTTTTCAACTTCAAGGGAAATCATTTTTCCAGAGTCTTCCTTTGCAAATTGTTTTCTTTGCTCCTCATTTTTCCCTCGGGTAGGAAATTTCTTTCCTTCAAATTTCATTTGTAAACTTGAAATGTTTTGACGTCTAACCAGTTCTGCCAAATCAAAATGCCCTTGTTCATGTTTTAGCAACTGATCGTTTGCATTTGAAACTCTAACAGAAGACAACAAAGGACAAAACTCAACAGAGATCTGAATATTTTTTATGAAAAACAATACATCATCACCTACTTTTTCAGAATCAACTACCCAAGTAAACCCATATTTTATCACACTATGAGAATCTTCATAAGTTGCAGGATTATGTTCTGCTTTAAAATCAGACCATTGTAGAGAATAATCCTTAGACCAAGACAGAATCTCGTTTTCACTTACCATCTTAAAGATAATTTATGAATTTTAGAATAATTAGATTGTGATTATGAACTCTTTCCATCACGCCCACTAAATTTTCCAATGGATTGAGATGTGTCAAATCCTAACCAAGTTTGGTTTTGAGATTCATGAAATTTTTGGTGTTCTATCAACTCAGAATCCCCCCAATCCCCATCATAAAGAAAAGAACATTTCTCACGATGATTGTTTTTCTGAATACCTTTACACGTAATTAACAAACAAACATCGTTGGATTTTAGAATTGAAAAATTTTTTGTTAAAAGAGTGTGTTTGACGGCTAATGAATCTAGGGAATGGTCGGTTAAGGCAAACGTAGGAACGCCGTCAAACGGATGACTCAATATTTCAAGGACATTTTAGACTAAAAGAAAGTGTATGTTTTTTTTGAACACACATCAAAAGGGATTCTCAGGCTCAAATTTACAAGTGAATAAGATCAACCCATTTTGATCAAAATACAAGACATGTTTTATTTTAAGAATTTTTTTGAATACAAAGCATTACAAATATTGGAAGCAAGATGATTGCCTGTTTGATATCGGCCGTAACTCCCAAAGAGTCGATGCATAAAGATATCAAACTTGCTTGCTTTCCAAATCCAAACTATTAATTTTAGAGAATTTTAACCACTAATATGAATAATAGATTCTATGTATGCATGGGCATATCCATAGTTGCATTAGCAGTAGGATTCATAATTTTATTTAGTTAAGTTTGATTAGTTTTTTTAATAATACAAATCAATTTTTGTTTCGTTTTTTTATTTTATTGTTATTTTTACATACAAAACATTGCCACAGTTATAGCTGGATTGTTGATAATCGCACTAACGCATCACGGCATTGATTATCAACTTTTTTCTGTGGCCTAAATTAGTTAGGATGAGAATTAGATGCATAATCAAATTTTTCTTGCTTAGAAAACAGTTCAAAATTATTTTTTTCCAAATCCATAATATCGTGAAATGCAGGACATGAATTATCAATTGAAAATAACTCTTGGCATTTAGGGCATTGTATAACTGCATGAATTCCCCAATCACATTCAATTTCATCAATGATTTCAAAATGAACAGACTCATTACAAATACATTTTATTGTATCTTGAAATTTTTGGCGGTTCATGAAAAACAATTTCCAAAATCAAATATAATTTATTAGTAATCAATAATTTAATGAAGTATGACTGAATGTCCCACATGCAAACTTGCAATGGAATCACATTCAACATCTGAGTTAATGGAATGTTGTATGAAACAAGTAGGAGATGAGTTCACTGAAAAACAAGAGGGAATTTGTCCTAATTGTAAACACGATATAAAGAAACACTTAGACAAAGAACTTGCAGAATGTACCATCGAATATCTAAAATCAGGAATCCAATAATTCAGATAGGATTAAACAGTAGAAAAATCAAAAAACGGCATTGAATCAAACAACAAAATCATTAATTGAAAAATTTTCTCCAATGTGGACTAATAAACAGATATGGGAATTTGATCAATTAAACGAAGATTTGAGATTTGATGCAATGTATGTCAAACCTCAAAATTACGATGACTCATTGTGGAAGTCAAAATCATCCTTTCTCAATTCAGAAATACGAGACACAATAGTAAGAACATTTGATCATATGATTGATGGTGAGGAATTATGGATTTCAAATGTGAATGAAAGAAAAATTGATGAAAAGTATGTGCCTTATCTCATGGCAGTAATGGCAGATGTGATGATTGAAGAAGAGATTTGCCTTAATTTTAGAATTGAGAATGAATGTTTTGTCTCATCGATTGATTCAGATGCAGATGTGATTGATTGTAAGGAATTTTTTGAAGAATTTTATCATTTAGCGACCGGTTTTAATTATGAACAAGACACAGGCATACCACAAGATGAAAATGAAGCAGAGATATACTTAACAAGACTTCAAGAGGAGTTCGATGAGAAGATGAAAGGTATTTTGGGAGACAAATACCTGCCTGGAAATAATGATCCAGATACAATAAATGCAAAATGATTCAGCTAAAATACCAGATCATTCATTGATTAAACCATGTCTCAAAGAAGACCGTTTAGGAAATTTACAAAAAAAGGACCTTCGTTAACTACCGAACAAAAGGTTGAAAGATTTATTTTAAGAAATTCAGAAAATGGGTTTTTTACAAAGGTCACAACAATTCCATACAAATTTGAGATGTCTGAAGGCAAAGCATGGGATATTGTAGGAGAATTATTAGCAAGTGGGAAAATAGAATCCATACATGATGAATTTTCAGGAGAAATGAAGTTATGCAAAGCAGGTCAAATGTATAGCATAATGAATTCAGAACAAAAAAGAAAAAGACAAAAATCAAACAATTTTAAAAAGAAAAAATCAAAAACATCATAAAAATTATTTAAACAAATACTTATTTTCAAGAATTAATCTGAAATTTCATGGAGGATGAAAATTTGCCTGCACAATGTCATCCCATAATAAAACTAAAAAAGAAAAAACAAGAGATTAAGAAAAATGATACAGTGTAAATTATGCGGGACTCCTTTGGGAAAAGAACCAACAACAGAAGAGCTAGAAAGGCATTGGAAAAAACACCATAATTGGCATTGGGAATCTAACAAAGATAAATCGCCACAAGAGGCATTGTTGAAGAAAAGAGATTGACAACGTCTTGGAATAGTGGTCGTTTATAGCATGCCTAGACCACTAATCGAAGGCGTCAACATAACTATGTGGTTGAGATATAAAAGAACCAACAGGGGATAATCAAACATTTGTTTAAAAAAAAATCAAAATTAAAGCTAATGTACACAATATCAGACAGACAATTTATCAATTTTGA
This window encodes:
- a CDS encoding helicase C-terminal domain-containing protein; its protein translation is MLPLLEKFPQQFVPRNIQKEILSDIEERFNSGYKKIILCAPTGVGKSLVGATISKYFDSSFTVTASKHLQDQYIKDIPFLKPVKGKQNFPCLKLMSAEKVDNSRRAMRWGLTCEKGECQERTSKNGKEVVEICKFKPTIKQVEENTQDSNSCHYYLQKYDALVSKHSLWNYHAFFQIMKFNKKLFEDYLDRKVSVFDEAHKIEDQIIQFVGFDIFSGQVDECNLSTDKYDFTDLDSMVNLTDDIAYSYAKKIKDLKESPAFENNPDYELLSRLERRYDRAAQAKIDITSDKDNFVVSDPVRDLNGNFRTISVKPIDVSKFTNTFFETEYQIFMSATIDKQSFCENMGLDQDNIAFVDTPKSPFPIEHRTIDLLNIRRLSYGSTEEDELEVIKTIDRILDEHSNERGLILTSSIPRCQKILRYLSPKNTKRIRICHSKNKDGKTQDEVISEHASDPTGVLLSSSLWEGVDLKDDLSRFQIIAKVPYPNYKEKRTRAKMDKFPLWYTSQTLTKLLQGFGRSIRSEDDWAKTYVLDAAANNVFFKAQRMIPKSYHDVLGIENL